The genomic segment GATGAAAATTTGAAAGGTGAATGGCGGGAGTTGCGCGCTGCGTCATTCACCTTTTGTTTGTCTACTGTCCATAGGCGACCTTCGCCACTATCTAACGATACGATTCCCGCTTGGCCTCTATGCTCACCACAATCGCCGTTGACGCTATGGGTGGAGACAACGCTCCAACCGTCGAGGTTGAGGGTGCGTTACAAGCTGCTCGTGATCTGCGGGTTCGCATTTTGCTGGTCGGACGTGAGGAACAGATTCGCGCTGAACTCGCGCGACAAGGCGTGCCGAACCCGCGCAAACAACGGCTACACGTAGAAATCGTCAACGCCACCGAGGTCATCACCATGGAAGATTCGGTTGCGCAAGCTGTCCGGCGCAAACGCGATTCTTCGATTCGCGTGGCCGCGCGGTTGGTGCGCGAAGGCAAAGCGCACGGCCTGGTCAGCGCGGGCAACACGGGCGCTGTGATGGCGACTTCGGTACTCATGCTGGGCACGCTGCCTTCGGTGGATCGTCCGGCGCTCGCCGGCATCTTCCCTACGCTCAAGGGCAACGGCACCGTATTGCTCGATGTGGGGGCAAACGCCGAATGCAAGCCGGAGCATTTGCAGCAATTCGCGATTATGGGTTCGGTGTATTCGCGCTCCATTTTGGGCGTTCGCAACCCGCGCGTTGGACTGATGAGCATTGGCGAAGAAGACATCAAAGGAAACGACTTGACCAAAGAAACGCTGCATTTGATGAAAGAAGCGCCCATCAATTTCATCGGCAACGTCGAAGGCCGCGATATATTCACCGGCGATGTGGACGTGATTGTCAGCGATGGATTTACCGGCAACGTGATTCTGAAAACCAGCGAAGGCCTGGTCGAAGCAATTATGGGTTTGCTGAAAACCGAGCTTGGACAAACGTTGATTACGCAAACCGGCGCGATTTTGTCACGGCAGGCGTTTCGCAGCGTCAAAAAGCGTCTGGATTATTCCGAATTCGGAGGCGCTCCGTTGCTGGGTTGCAAAGCGATCACCGTCATCTGTCATGGCAGCTCAACGCCCAAAGCGATTCGCAACGCTATTCGCGTCGCCAAGGAATTCGCCAAGGAAAAACTGGGCGAGCGTATCGAAAGCGAAGTCAGCGAGATGACGCTAATTCAATAAGATGAGTAAACTGGCATTCATTTTCCCGGGCCAGGGATCGCAACATCCCGGAATGGGACGCGATCTGGCCGAAACTTTCGGGGCCGCGCGCGCGGCGTTTGAACACGCGGACTCTGCGCTGGGCTTTCCCCTTAGCGAGTTGTGTTTCAACGGCCCTGAAGAAGACCTGCAACTGACCATGAACACACAGCCCGCGATTTTGGCTGATTCAGTGGCAGCGTATTTGGTTCTTCACGACCATGGCATCAAGCCGGACTTCGTTGCCGGTCATAGTTTGGGCGAATACTCCGCGTTGGTTGCGGCTGAAAGTTTGTCTTTTCCGGAGGCGCTCAAACTTGTTCGTCGTCGCGGGGAATTGATGCAGGAAGCGGTTCCGGTCGGCGTTGGCGCAATGGCCGCGATCCTGGGAATTGACGCCGAGAAAGTCAGCGAAGCCTGCGCGGTGGCCTCTCAGGCAATTGGGCAGGGACATTCCTGCGCTCCTGCAAATTTCAACTCGCCGTCGCAAATTGTCATTGCCGGACACAAAGAAGTTGTCGAGCGTGCTGTCGAAGAATGCAAAACGCGCGGCGCCAAACGCGCGATGATGCTGAAAGTGAGCGCGCCGTTTCATTCTTCGCTGATGATGCCGGCTCAGGAACAGATGGTCGAACCGTTGAATGCTACATCGTTCGACGACCTGAGCTTTCCAATCGTCAACAACGTTGATGCCGCAATTGTCACAAATGGCGCGGATTCGCGCGAAGCTTTGATCCGCCAGATTTCCGCTCCCGTTCGTTGGACAGACAGCGTACAGAAATTGTTGGCTGAAGGCGTCGAAATCTTCGTCGAAGTTGGTCCCGGAAAAGTTCTCTGCGGTTTGGTCAAAGCAATTGCCAAAGAGGCTGGCAAGGAAGTAAAACTACTCAATGTAGAAGATTCAG from the Acidobacteriota bacterium genome contains:
- the fabD gene encoding ACP S-malonyltransferase, whose product is MSKLAFIFPGQGSQHPGMGRDLAETFGAARAAFEHADSALGFPLSELCFNGPEEDLQLTMNTQPAILADSVAAYLVLHDHGIKPDFVAGHSLGEYSALVAAESLSFPEALKLVRRRGELMQEAVPVGVGAMAAILGIDAEKVSEACAVASQAIGQGHSCAPANFNSPSQIVIAGHKEVVERAVEECKTRGAKRAMMLKVSAPFHSSLMMPAQEQMVEPLNATSFDDLSFPIVNNVDAAIVTNGADSREALIRQISAPVRWTDSVQKLLAEGVEIFVEVGPGKVLCGLVKAIAKEAGKEVKLLNVEDSASLQATIEALQS
- the plsX gene encoding phosphate acyltransferase PlsX, which produces MLTTIAVDAMGGDNAPTVEVEGALQAARDLRVRILLVGREEQIRAELARQGVPNPRKQRLHVEIVNATEVITMEDSVAQAVRRKRDSSIRVAARLVREGKAHGLVSAGNTGAVMATSVLMLGTLPSVDRPALAGIFPTLKGNGTVLLDVGANAECKPEHLQQFAIMGSVYSRSILGVRNPRVGLMSIGEEDIKGNDLTKETLHLMKEAPINFIGNVEGRDIFTGDVDVIVSDGFTGNVILKTSEGLVEAIMGLLKTELGQTLITQTGAILSRQAFRSVKKRLDYSEFGGAPLLGCKAITVICHGSSTPKAIRNAIRVAKEFAKEKLGERIESEVSEMTLIQ